The Primulina tabacum isolate GXHZ01 chromosome 1, ASM2559414v2, whole genome shotgun sequence genome contains the following window.
CAAATTGAAACTCTCCGCCCAAGTGGCGTATCAGAAGAGGATATTGTAAGTATTTTTTATTCAACTATTTATTAAATTACAAGTTTAATTTCTTATAAGATAATAGTTGGATATTTTCGTACAGGTAAATCGAGCAAAAGATTTGTTCATGCAAGATGCTGATTTTAGTAAAGGCTTCAAATATGATCATGTGTGGTATATTATGAAAGATATGGAGAAATTCTCGAGTGACATCAATCCAATGAGCGCACCAGCAAGAATGCATGTCATAAGTTTGGACTCGTCACAGTCAGATAGCCAGACACCAAATACTCCAATATCAGGTTATCCTGGATTACCTccgttttcaattaatttaagtagtgaTGAAAATGCAGGCGGCACGTCATCCCAGCGACCTCTTGGTGTTAAAAAGTATAAACTAAAGAAAAAAAGGACGAAAatgtgttggaattgatatctacaATGAAAGAAGGGCATCGCGATCTTATAAATGTATTACAAAAAGAATCCACTGAACTTCAACAAAGTTATGAGATGAAACTCCTAACATTGCAAAATGAGCAGCTCAAATTAGcaaatcaacaaaaaaaattaaaactagaCAACAACAAATAGCATTAGCAACCCTTCAAGAGGAGAATAAAGTTTTGTACATGGATTTAAGCACGATAGGTGATCCTGAAATGCGCGAAATTGTTCGAAAGGAACgagccaaaattttgaaaaaaagaaatgaagaacaTGGACAACACGAAAATGACACGTTTGGGAAATATTTTGGTGATTTTGGAGGATAGGGATCTAATTTAGGAGATTATTGATCATCTACCTTGTTTgtcatttttatgtttttattcgCATTGTTGTCTTTGTAATTTTCAATTATGTATTATCTTCGAATTTGTATTCCAATTATGTATTATCTTTGTATTTGTATTTCAATTGGGTGttgtaattttaatttcaaaatttttctgttggtttttctgatattttatcaattatatatttacgagagttaaaaatgtcaaaaataaaataaaaaactagaaataaatatttttataaattttctaatataattataactaatttttttgtgttttaatttttattatgaattatattttatatcaacacGATTTAATTTTACTCatcaattatataatattattattaaaaatattttattcatatttatattaattaaaaaacctttaaaaaaattaacaaaaaaagcCCAAACCCAACGCCAAAATGGCGCTGGGTTTCTCCTCTGCGCCAAATTTGGCGCAGAGGAGGGAGGCTGCGCCATTTTGGAGAAATGGTGCAGCCTCCGTTGGAGTAAAAAGCAGTACTATGATAGCGCAGGGTTGGAGATGGCCtaacaaagcagtactcttcgaagTACTTATCAGATTAgataaacagaagcagaacttgacttttaCTAAATCAGAACCTATCgatcatatattaaatgttaccgttactttacaaagtacgagtattaaatgcatcattaatgctgaacaaagttaTTTAATACGTTTTACCAAATATGGTAtcaaacaagactgattgttctgaagctttttgcaggaacctttttaggtaataaagctaattctatcagaagtcaaagaagccattttgtttatagacgttggattcaagacttctataaatacacaaAATCAACGACATTTATAGGTTACCGAAACAACGATTACATTCTCTAATATACAAACGTCGATTTGAGCACTTAGAACTACTtatcatcttcaagctcaatatacagaaaagcagcacacgcttcacaatagttatctgatcttttgagatcatattgtgctaactgtttcttactctctctacaatcatattcacattattatatttttttttataagagtctgtaatctggaaaagagtcttttccagaactttgctgtatttgttttattgtgttgagaaactaagagtttcagtaggcaaaggataagtcctgctgaagtgggtgtgtacaagtgttgtactgtaaaaactaGAGTCTTTTAATgatatcttctggaaacaaaagAAGggaagacgtagaagatttcatcttcgaacttccataaacaaccattgtctactgCCTATTGTTTTATCATTGTCACCCTtaaaccatcagatcgtttccgcactatattgtgatctgctggttaTATACTACAACAAGATTAGCTATAAtatctaacaggattctagcaccctttgcaaaaacgaccgtcaaaggaacgggtttattcacccccctctaaactctatttCGATCCCCAACATAAGTTATAGCATTACCATCAACTATAAATTTCAATAATACAACAATGTTAGATAATATAGATTTATATAGAAATATAGATGATGATAAAGACGTATTAAATTCAAACTTTTGAATAATGCGCATTATTAACGAATTTGGACAAGTTCTtaactaaaaaaaatacttggaaaattcttttaaataaaaaaatcatgaacCCAAAATATTAGAAAGTATTTTATTTTCCCAGAAACTTTTTGATAAAACTGTCCAATATAGTTGTTCTGAAAAAGATACTTTAATTTTGTATATAAGCAATACTCAAATTAAGTATATCCGAGTAAAATTAATGGTAAATTGTTCTACACTCTCTAAATCCAAACACAAATTGTCtgtcagaaaaattatttgtttgCCCCTCTTGATCCACAACAAAATGTGTTTCACTATATAAGCCCGCATTTATTTTATTGGACAAAATATCGGTACAAAACATTAAACTTTCggtactaatatatgatattttgagTATCAATTGTTTCGGATATGATACAACTATATGACTTTTGAATACCTATATAATAATTACTAATATTAATGACATACGtattttttgatgaaaatatatatcaaacattgaaaatatgatattaatatatgatatttgagtaaaaaattttttaaatttgatacAAAAGATAAGATATTAAGTAAAAATTTAGAACTTTATTAATACCAACGTTTGCTACACATGTTTGAatactcaaaaatcatatattagaaCCAGGTCTGAAATATTAGTGCtcaatatcatatattagtaccatatattcaatcttttatattgattttcatccaaaaagataattaattaatgccaatatttgttatacatgtttgagtacataaaaatcatatattagtatcaaatctgaaagaattagaactcaaatatcatatattactaCCGAATTTCAATGTTTGTACCGAATTTGATCCAAGAAAATAAATTTGGACTTAGACAGTGCAAACACATTTTGTTATGGATCaaagaatataaaaaatattttttctgacAAGGACTAGCagatattttgtatttgaatttaGAGAGTGCATAGCAATTTACCCAAATTAACCATACTAAATTTCTCGAAAGTAACTTAGTATATTCAATATGATATATTTGAgtaagaaaatatttcatgaattcACGGTGTGAATATATTCAAGCATAATAGTTTTTAATTGGATTATATTACACCTTAATCTTGTGAAAAAATGTCACGAGATTACACATGAATCTTTGATTCTGTAATACGTAGCTCCGCAACACAAGGCTGATGAAAGAATGTGATATACCATATTCGATTACCTAGCAAATTTCATATGTTCTATCTAATACATATAATTCGGAGttatttattagaaatgagtttattgaaataccataaatatttgaaaaagttgcTTAGACAATTTATCTAGAAAGAATCGAGTTTTTCTTAATACAGGAAACAAATATCCATATCCAAGACAAACATATTCTAAAATAAATCAAAGTATTAAACTGAAATCAGTAATACAATCTTTTCAATGAGATATAATAACAAGTTATAAGTGGGAAAAAAGCCATGCCCAAGAAATCCAACCGAGAACAAAAGTttttcaataatagaaaaaCTTAGATGTCCAGAAGGATAAAGAGAAGtcgaaatagtatttgatattacaagaCAAAGAAATCAATTTTCTTGTAACACTATATACTATTTAGAATAacctatgataggaacttacTAAGGTATGATCAATATtggagaattggaagttcacATCAAAGGAAACCCAGGAAAAGAACCAAATCAATTGGTTATTGTGTTAGAGTTTCTCGATGAACACAAACTTTGGAAACGACTGGCTAAAGGAATTAAATTCATGGCAGAGGATagattgtaaaaaaaattcaatgaaCATATACATCCCATTAGGGatgttatatgaacaatataagacATAATATTTTACTGCTTATTGATTCAGGAGCTGAAATCTGTACATAAAAAAAAAGAGTTTTTCCAAAAGAATTAGAAGAATAATTACCTCAGATTGATAGACGAGATTTCTCCAacagaatcttaatcttatgtgaAGGAATTAAGATGACATAAATATTAATCGAAGGTGCTGGACATACACCTTGGTACAAGTTAAAAACACTaccgatttattttcatgacaCATGAGCTGAAATTTTGTTAGGAAAAAATTTTCTACAAATGTTTAATTTCTATACACAAGAAAATTAGATTAGAAGACTAGTGTTCACAGTACCATGTGATCACAAAGTCATAGTTCAGAGACAAAGAAAgacattttataaaaaaaattccaatcCAGTTTTACAGCAAGTTTGGTGATGAAGAAAAACTTCTAAATCcaaaatgaaggattctagacggtttggagaaaaAATGCTCCAATTAAGAGCAGATAATGACCTCCAACAAGAAGAAACAAAATTTCTCAAGATAGCTCTACACCAGAATGATGTAGAATTTGAATCAATAGTATCCATAGATAatgtcaagaaaaggatcaaaaaaattacaatgaagatatTTTGGCATGGTGAGATAAGAATCAACATCAAGTCATTCTTAAAATTAAAGAAGACAATGAATATGAGTTTTTCAAATGTAACCTATCCAAATGAACTAtttgatcaaagggatatgcatATTATAATCAAGGAATATCTGGACCTTGGTTTAATCAAATCAGGAATTTCACCATACAGCAGTCTGGGCTTTCttgtaagaaatcatggtgagataAACAGGAACAAACCCAGATAGTTATTAATtaccaataaattaataatattctgTAGTTTGATGGGAATTTCTTACCTAGTAGAGAACGTTTGATCAGTTGCATAAATAACACTAAAatattctctaaatttgatTGAAAGTCTTGATTCTATCAGATTCGGATGCATGAAAAAACAAGAAATTCGCAGTTTTTTTCTCCACACCATATGGACACAATATTTGGGAAGTCTTACCAATGAGATTG
Protein-coding sequences here:
- the LOC142509875 gene encoding uncharacterized protein LOC142509875: MRNILREVGKLRGCIRQIETLRPSGVSEEDIVNRAKDLFMQDADFSKGFKYDHVWYIMKDMEKFSSDINPMSAPARMHVISLDSSQSDSQTPNTPISGYPGLPPFSINLSSDENAGGTSSQRPLGVKKYKLKKKRTKMCWN